One segment of Pleomorphomonas sp. PLEO DNA contains the following:
- a CDS encoding lipocalin-like domain-containing protein — translation MNFANSRFSPLSQTATRRSLLGGALALGALGLTAPPVFGASNASPGGAGSPRFISGVPLYVDPANDLARHPSSVLESWYVNAAFKSQGKVVGFEWHQGITPQGSMTEFLLMNGTDGLWRPHNASEPASDKVGAATEECRVYSSFGTFKGDQSQFQLKLGAGRDTVDVVLTPQGQELYNGTTGLLPFLGSDSYEYAFTNMLAKGSMTIDGEVFPVDASSVWFDRQWGKAETASPEALMKKAAEINQAHWTWLGMTFGEGDKSAISFWDVMEPNQRWTFLTYLREDGVQMNVGAQVDYDRVWTSGDTGQRYPAVAHIVAPAIDVDIVLTAMLDRPEFVYQPGQGHSGCQSLCQATGRAGATKIDKPVIFELIGGIDV, via the coding sequence ATGAATTTTGCAAATTCTCGGTTCAGCCCGCTGTCGCAAACGGCGACCCGGCGTTCGCTGCTGGGTGGAGCTTTGGCACTTGGCGCCCTTGGCCTCACCGCGCCTCCGGTTTTCGGGGCGTCCAATGCGTCCCCAGGCGGTGCCGGGTCACCTCGTTTCATCTCTGGCGTGCCCCTTTATGTCGATCCCGCCAACGATCTGGCGCGCCATCCCTCATCGGTCCTGGAATCGTGGTACGTGAACGCCGCCTTCAAGAGCCAGGGCAAGGTCGTGGGCTTTGAATGGCATCAGGGCATCACACCGCAAGGCAGCATGACGGAATTCCTGCTGATGAACGGAACCGATGGGCTCTGGCGGCCCCATAACGCCTCGGAGCCCGCGTCGGACAAGGTCGGCGCGGCGACCGAGGAATGCCGCGTTTATTCAAGCTTCGGCACATTCAAAGGCGACCAATCGCAGTTCCAGCTGAAGCTGGGCGCGGGGCGCGATACCGTCGACGTGGTGCTGACGCCGCAAGGCCAGGAACTTTACAATGGCACCACCGGGTTACTCCCCTTTCTAGGTTCGGATTCCTATGAATACGCCTTTACCAACATGCTGGCGAAGGGATCCATGACGATCGACGGCGAGGTTTTTCCCGTCGATGCAAGCTCGGTCTGGTTCGATCGTCAGTGGGGCAAGGCTGAGACGGCGAGCCCGGAAGCGCTTATGAAAAAGGCCGCCGAAATCAATCAGGCGCACTGGACGTGGCTGGGAATGACCTTTGGCGAGGGCGACAAATCGGCGATCTCGTTCTGGGATGTCATGGAGCCAAACCAGCGGTGGACCTTCCTGACCTATTTGCGTGAGGACGGCGTTCAGATGAACGTCGGAGCGCAGGTGGACTATGATCGCGTCTGGACAAGTGGCGATACCGGACAACGCTATCCCGCCGTCGCGCATATCGTTGCCCCTGCGATTGATGTCGATATCGTGCTGACGGCCATGCTGGATCGTCCCGAGTTCGTTTACCAGCCGGGACAGGGCCACAGCGGATGCCAGTCCCTGTGCCAGGCCACCGGCAGAGCCGGTGCAACCAAGATCGACAAGCCCGTCATCTTCGAATTGATTGGCGGCATCGACGTGTAA
- a CDS encoding TetR/AcrR family transcriptional regulator C-terminal ligand-binding domain-containing protein — protein sequence MSKSEDSNSPQPGRPRDKSLDEALIRITLELLRQTGLESVTMSKIGRLSGIPATSIYRRYPDAHSLIVAAIKDDLEKMQLLIADQGSLRGDILAFLRIMAEALNQDRARILSGMLLPMQGDPELAALFTTKLEALRCEGWRGVIERAVRRGTLRAEALDACPLDEVAQAMIFYQAAVKFEPADEAFLNDLLDTVLMPGLERFQNPDPQSAPGSSEA from the coding sequence ATGTCGAAATCCGAGGATTCAAATTCGCCACAGCCGGGGCGTCCGCGCGACAAGAGCCTTGATGAGGCGCTCATCCGCATCACGCTTGAGCTTCTCAGACAAACGGGTCTGGAGAGCGTGACCATGTCCAAGATCGGACGACTTTCCGGCATTCCGGCGACCAGCATTTATCGGCGTTATCCGGATGCGCACAGTCTGATTGTGGCCGCGATCAAAGACGATCTGGAAAAAATGCAGTTGCTCATCGCCGATCAAGGATCGCTGCGCGGTGACATTCTCGCCTTTTTGAGGATAATGGCCGAAGCGCTCAATCAAGATCGTGCCAGGATACTTTCTGGAATGCTTTTGCCAATGCAGGGCGATCCGGAATTGGCGGCCCTGTTCACCACGAAACTTGAAGCGCTCCGCTGCGAAGGATGGCGCGGCGTCATCGAGCGTGCCGTCCGCCGGGGGACATTGCGGGCAGAAGCGCTGGATGCGTGTCCGCTCGACGAGGTGGCGCAAGCCATGATTTTCTATCAGGCGGCGGTGAAGTTCGAGCCGGCGGACGAGGCGTTCCTGAACGATTTGCTGGATACTGTCTTGATGCCGGGGCTTGAGCGGTTTCAAAACCCAGATCCTCAAAGCGCACCCGGCAGCTCGGAGGCGTGA
- a CDS encoding ornithine cyclodeaminase family protein: MTIILSDDDLQGYALMAVAIGAVEKTFLARARGEAVSPPRHHVSFPGRGDLVFTVGGVLGERPLAGFRVYETFEGGEHSQIVAVWSADDAKLKGLIVGQRLGALRTGAIGGLAIRHLSSPEARIVGVLGSGLQARTQLAAAAAVRQIAAARVYSRDEAHRTAFAAEMQRALGIEVTPVASAQQAVGDADIVLCATSSPRPVISASDLKPGAHVNTVGPKTIDAHELGLDIAGAASLIATDSLEQTRAYGAPFFLDGSGHEGRMVELSDIVAGKRPGRASADDTTLFCSVGLAGTEVAVAASIFESL; encoded by the coding sequence GTGACGATCATCCTCAGTGACGACGATCTCCAGGGCTATGCCTTGATGGCCGTGGCGATCGGCGCGGTGGAGAAAACCTTCCTGGCCCGCGCGCGTGGCGAGGCGGTGTCGCCGCCACGCCATCACGTGTCGTTCCCCGGCCGAGGCGATCTGGTGTTCACCGTCGGCGGCGTTCTGGGCGAACGACCGCTCGCCGGCTTTCGCGTCTACGAGACGTTCGAGGGCGGCGAGCACAGCCAGATCGTCGCCGTCTGGTCGGCGGATGATGCCAAGCTCAAGGGGCTGATCGTTGGCCAGCGGCTGGGCGCGCTCCGCACCGGCGCCATCGGCGGGCTCGCCATCCGCCACCTCAGTTCGCCGGAGGCCCGCATCGTCGGCGTGTTGGGCAGCGGGCTTCAGGCGCGTACCCAGCTGGCCGCCGCCGCCGCCGTGCGCCAGATTGCGGCGGCCCGCGTGTATAGCCGCGATGAGGCGCATCGCACCGCCTTCGCGGCGGAGATGCAGCGGGCGCTGGGCATCGAGGTGACGCCGGTGGCAAGCGCGCAACAGGCGGTGGGCGATGCCGATATCGTTCTCTGCGCCACGTCGAGCCCTCGGCCGGTGATCTCCGCGTCCGACCTGAAGCCGGGCGCCCATGTCAATACGGTGGGGCCAAAGACCATCGACGCCCACGAGCTGGGGCTCGATATCGCCGGCGCGGCAAGCCTCATCGCCACCGACTCCCTTGAGCAGACCCGGGCCTACGGGGCGCCCTTCTTCCTGGACGGTTCGGGCCACGAGGGGCGCATGGTGGAGCTGTCCGACATCGTCGCGGGTAAGCGGCCCGGCCGCGCCTCGGCCGATGACACCACCTTGTTCTGCTCGGTTGGCCTGGCGGGAACCGAGGTGGCGGTCGCAGCGTCCATCTTCGAGAGCTTGTGA
- a CDS encoding class I SAM-dependent methyltransferase, whose product MTERIEDSVIGVYQRHGAAWAALRGDRLTEGAWLDRFCGLIPAGAAVLDIGCGSGLPIAGDLIRRGFDVTGVDGTPTMLALFRRNLPATPGHLQDMRHLALGRRFAGLLAWDSFFHLSPNDQRCVFPRFQAHAAPGAALMFTSGKAEGEAIGDLEGEPLYHGSLGADEYRALLDAAGFDVVDHMADDPSCGYRTVWLARQRG is encoded by the coding sequence ATGACCGAACGCATTGAAGACAGCGTGATCGGCGTTTACCAGCGCCACGGCGCCGCCTGGGCCGCGCTGCGCGGCGACCGCCTGACGGAGGGGGCGTGGCTCGATCGTTTCTGTGGCCTTATTCCAGCGGGGGCGGCGGTGCTCGACATCGGTTGCGGCTCCGGCCTGCCCATCGCCGGCGACCTGATCCGGCGCGGCTTTGACGTGACGGGGGTGGATGGCACGCCGACCATGCTGGCGCTGTTCCGGCGCAATCTGCCGGCTACCCCGGGCCATCTTCAGGATATGCGCCACCTTGCCTTGGGCCGGCGCTTTGCGGGTTTGCTGGCGTGGGACAGCTTTTTCCATCTCTCGCCCAACGATCAGCGCTGCGTGTTCCCCCGCTTTCAAGCCCATGCCGCGCCGGGGGCGGCGCTGATGTTCACCAGCGGCAAGGCCGAAGGGGAGGCGATCGGCGACTTGGAGGGCGAGCCGCTGTACCACGGCAGCCTCGGCGCCGACGAATATCGCGCCTTGCTGGACGCCGCCGGCTTTGATGTTGTCGATCACATGGCAGACGACCCAAGCTGCGGTTATCGCACCGTCTGGCTGGCGCGCCAGCGGGGATGA